taatcaacaatgATGTTGTTGACATCACGTTATGACGCGATAGGTTCAAGGTGATTGGTTAAAGTGCACCAAGTTTGACTTCCGCATTCGCACTCTTCCCTGACGTCCCCGTCTTCTTTTTCatacattcaccccccccccccctccaaaaaacccCACTAGGACTATTTGACACCGCATTATAGAAGAGCAGTGTCGTTTGGATTTAAAAGACACCGAAAAGACTGATCAGAACCAAATGTGAGCTGCGCGTGTGTCGTCTTTGTCAACTCCTATTTGCAGTACTTTAAAAGGGCGCTGTAGCGACGTTCGAAAAGACTCGAAGGAATTGCTTCGTTTGGTTTGTAAGGAATGCCAAAGTCAGACGCCGGCACGTTTGAACGTGACAACCGATCACGATTCAACATGTCGACTGATGTTCAAACGTCGATTGTTATCTTGTTGTTAGGTgatgtccgtccgtccgtccttccttccttccttcccgctTTGGCAGCTACGACGACGACAACATCAAAACGACGCCTTGGTTAAAGTCAAACAAAAGCGCCCGACGAGCATTTGCGCCGCGGTTGGCGGAGGCGTTTCTCGTGCGCACGCGTGACGCTTCGCGCCCGGCCGTCTTCTTGCCTGCTGTTGCATCATCGGGGAACTCCGCGTTCGCTTGGAAGCCGATGACGCTTAAGCGACACATTACCAAGACAAACAGGAGCGCGCGCTCGGCCGACAGGCTAACGCGGCTAAGCCACAGCGGCGTCGTTTTGCTTCTCCGGACTACTTTGCGGCTCGTCCGCGAGGGCGCGACGCGACCCGACGCCAAAGTGGACGAGTGGCTCGAAAGCGAAAGCCGACGGCGTCAAACGAGCCCCAGTCCAGCTTCCCTTCCCGTCTTTGTCAACGTTGACGCCGACGCTACCGCCGAGCTTCTCGGCACGTCGCGCTAAAGCCAGGCGCCGGCGTCTTTCCTGCGTCGAAAAGCTACGTTACCTTGTTCGGGGCGACACTAGCGTGAAGAAGCGGTGACAAATGACAAGGTCGGGACTAAAGTTTCCGCTTGAATTGCCCCCAAAGTCGCCGCGCGCTCGCGCTGTTTTGGTTTCCAACATGGACACGAGCCGATTGCGAAATCTCTTTGGCCATGTAGGGCAATGTGTggcgccggccaatcgcaggcgGCCGAGGCCCGCCCCGACCGCCGGCTCGACCAATCGCCGTGGAGAATGGCCGACATGACGCAACCTCGGATACGAATGACGTGTCGTTGAACCAATAGCCGGTCGAACTTGATGGAACGAGCTGACACGCGCGTGACCTCATCATCTCGGAGACCAGGAAATTGTTCATCGCTCCAAAATACGAGCGCACCGTTCCGCGTCGAACGCCGAGACGAGAATCCTGACATTAGGCGCCTCCCCCGCGCTGGTGTCAACCCGGGACAGACAAAAACGAGTCacttttctttccaaaacaaCGTAGGCAACAACACTGCATATTACAAAAGctttcaaatgtgaaaaaaaatggcttgggGAGTCGAACGTCCTAAAACCAGCCGCAGGGTTGCAATGGTGGCAATTAAAGTAACAAAAATCGAAAGAAGAAAATTCATTTGTAATCCTAAACATATCgagggtggtgttttttttcttctctcccacGACGCAGCCAGCGTCATTCACGTGGCTCATGATGCAAATGGGACGACGGCGTCATTTATCGACTTGGAGCGACTTTTCTTACAAAAACAGCTCCTTTCCTTCCCGAGGCGTTGGCAAAACTGCTCGCGACTCCTCTCCAGCCCTTCCACAACCATAAACATGTTTGTATTGAGTTGTGTTCTGCTAGTAGTTTTGACGAGCTGTTTTGCGCTAGCCAATTGTGAtactgtttctttctttctttttttaaaaaatctttattgaacaaatcggaatcttccatgtccccttaggggcgaACGTGCTACCAATACATACACCAACGGTGATCCTGTAATATGTGTTTCTTGTCTTTGTGTGACGTCacagggaggggaggagccaggttagGAGAATCTTGGCTCCGGTGGGGAGTCCGAGTGAGGAGCGCGTGGTCGTGAGTTGTGGCGAACGGCAACTCCTAAACGCACGCATTTGTTTATGACTTATTTTCTTATGAAAAATGATGAATAGTATgagcgactgcgagcatccttctctccgctactgaaGGCCATTACAATACTTTTCCTACTTTGTGGAGACACTGTTGCCATGTCTCGAAGGCTGTAGCGCCACCTATGTAAATACCTGCAAACGTTTGCTGAAGTCAAGCCCCCCAACGCTCcctgcactccccccccccccacactgttTGTGGTTGATAGGAGACAGGCTCGATTTCTTGCCTTTTTCtgattttgttgggggggggggtagcgttTCCGGGTCGTGTTCTGTTGGTTTTCTCCAACTGCTCGTGAAGAATTCAAGCCGGCGGCGTTGCCGTCGCGTCCGAGGTTCGCCGGGACCGGGACGGACCTCGCGCTCATGGCTGACGTTCAATTGCACGAAGATGCACTAGAGGACGCTGCGGCCCAGGCAATCGGAACGCGCGCGTCAGTCTTGAGACTTTtggactgaaacaaacaaacaaaacaaaattgacaCGACATATGACACGGATGCGACTTAAAGAAGaaatacaagaagaaaaaaaagtcttttttttccttcatcgcTGATgattgtgtacgtgtgtgcgtgcgtggcccagaaaaagtgaaaagagattcagtccagtttgtcgAGTTCGCACACACGCCCGAACGCAAACCTCCACGAGGCTCCCACACGCATCCACATCAACAACGCAAACACACGCAAAGGCCAATGAGCGAACCGAGCGCACGCGACTCCAATCCACACGAGCCACTCGCgcgtacataaaaaaaaaatatttaaacacaCGCGTGCGCCCACACGCAAAGATATCCACAGGACACACGCACTCGAACACAAAAGTCtcacacgtgaacaagacaaaAAGGCGCACAGGCATTCACCCAGATAGCCACAAGTCAAACACgcaggcgcgcgcacgcacacgccgaCGAGTGTCCGTCGctgacgcacgcacgcgcacccaAATCTGCCCCACACGCAGATAGGCAGCCGCGAGCGAGTcaagcgctctctctctctctctctcgcgtgcgcgcgcgcggctCATGGGTGTCACGACCGACCGCGTTCCCGCCCACCCAGTCGTGGCGCTATAAAAGCACTTTGCCGCTTTCCCCTCCCGACTCGGCCGACCGACAGGCGTCTGCCGCGCGGACGCACGGACTCGCGGACGGTGCGCTCCTCTGCGTTCTTCTCTTCTCCACTCGGCTCCGCGCCACTCGACGCGCGAGCGCGCGCGGGCCGAGGCGCGCGGCGGGGCGTGCGCGCGCGGCCGTCCGGCCGCCCCATGGAGCTCCACAACCTGCTGTACGAGTCGGCGGGGCCTGGGGGCCCCTCGTGCCTCGGCGGGGGCGACATCGGGGACGCCGAGACGTCCGTGGACCTGAGCGCCTACATCGACCCGGCCGCCTTCAACGACGACTTCCTGGCGGAGCTCTTCCACCACCCGTCCCGGCTGCGCGCGGCGGCCGCCTACGAGCACGCGCACGGAGCCCCGCCGCACGCCTACGCCAAGATGGACGCGGACGCCAAGGTGCTCGAGGTTCGTCACCGACGCTCCGAAATAGCCGAGATCCGAGTCCAAAGTTGAGCCCGTCGCATCCCCGCTTTGACTCCGAGGAGTTGCCGTCCGCTTTTCGCGCGGTGAGGCGCCGACGACTCCTTTCGTGTCACATCTACAAATCTATCGAGCTTATTCCATTGGCTAAACGTGATATTTGCGACGTGCGAGCCAGTTGCACGTATGAGCcggtttgtgatgattgcgcaatgcgtTCAGAGGTGACGTCCCAATTCGCGAGTTTCCTTGGCCGATGACGTTCGGTCGCCTCGACCGTCTCTCGTCTTGCTCTTCGCCGTACAGCATGAAATCAAAAGTCCGGCTTTGGGGTCGACCTCGCCGGGCCTTGCGGTGGATGGAGCAAAACCAAAGTGTCTGACAAAGCCGCGTCGTGATGAAACGTGAAATCCCAACTTCGACCGGGTGCCGTTTCACTTCCCGCCTTGGGTTTTCACCGTCGAGCACGGCGAAGGATTTTCCACCCCTTCCATTCCtacacctttcaaaataaaagcgcggCCGAATTGCGCTCGTTGCCGATCTGCGCGACGGCAAAGGTCATCTCCGGTCAAACATTCTTGACTGACACGGCGCAAAGTAAAAGGCGGCATTTCCCCGACCCCCAAATGTGAGACAAAAAGCGGCCTTTGTTTTGTCCTTGAGCCGGGCCGCCGGAAGGGGGCGGGGCACGCCTTCGTTGTCCGTTTTTGCCCAAATGACTTCAACGCGGCGTATCCCGTATTTGGAAGCGGCGACGCGACGAGGCCCCCGAAGGTGCCAGCCGGCGGGCGAGCGAGCGAAAGGCGACCTTTTGGCTCACGGCCGGCCGTGGAATCGGTTTTGTCGCTCGAGCGCCGCGTCGCGCGTCGTCGTCAGAGGACGATCTCCCGGAAACGGGAAAAGGAGCCGGCGACGTTGAAAACGGCCGCCCGCGCGGGCCACAAAATGGCCGCGCCGCTCCTTCCAAACAATCCGTCCCATCAACGCGCGTCTTTTGTTTTCCGAGGACGCTCGTTCCACCGGCGGTCGTTTGGGGCTTTTCCGCGGCGGTAACCCGGCTCCTTGTCGTCCTCGCCCAGGCGGACGCGGAGGATCCGTACCAGTACCAGTACCGGCGCGCGCGCCCGCCGGCCATCAAGCAGGAGCCGCGCGAGGAGGACCTCCcgcccgccgccgtcgcctacGGGCGCCACGCCCGGCCCtacctgccgccgccgccgccgcacctGCAGTACCAGGTGGCCCGCTGCGCGCAGACGGCGGTGCACCTGCAGCCCGGCCAGCCCACCCCGCCGCCCACCCCCGCGCCCAGCCCGCACCGCCACGCCCTCCTCCACGGGCCCCCCGAacttcatcctcatcctcctcctcacccgCACCATCAGCCCAGGACGGCGGCGGGCAAGGCCAAGAAGCGCGTGGACAAAAGCAGCCCCGAGTACCGGCTGAGGCGCGAGCGCA
This Hippocampus zosterae strain Florida chromosome 4, ASM2543408v3, whole genome shotgun sequence DNA region includes the following protein-coding sequences:
- the cebpa gene encoding CCAAT/enhancer-binding protein alpha; the encoded protein is MELHNLLYESAGPGGPSCLGGGDIGDAETSVDLSAYIDPAAFNDDFLAELFHHPSRLRAAAAYEHAHGAPPHAYAKMDADAKVLEADAEDPYQYQYRRARPPAIKQEPREEDLPPAAVAYGRHARPYLPPPPPHLQYQVARCAQTAVHLQPGQPTPPPTPAPSPHRHALLHGPPELHPHPPPHPHHQPRTAAGKAKKRVDKSSPEYRLRRERNNVAVRKSRDKAKMRNMETQQKVLELSSDNERLRRRVDHLSRELDALRGVFGQQPPPLPPAARYGAHAHS